A genome region from Tursiops truncatus isolate mTurTru1 chromosome 15, mTurTru1.mat.Y, whole genome shotgun sequence includes the following:
- the NKX2-2 gene encoding homeobox protein Nkx-2.2 isoform X1 has product MSLTNTKTGFSVKDILDLPDTNDEEGSVAEGPEEESEGPEPAKRAGPLGQGALDTVQSLPLKNPFYDSSDNPYTRWLASTEGLQYSLHGLAAGAAPQDSSSKSPEPSADESPDNDKETPGGGGDAGKKRKRRVLFSKAQTYELERRFRQQRYLSAPEREHLASLIRLTPTQVKIWFQNHRYKMKRARAEKGMEVTPLPSPRRVAVPVLVRDGKPCHALKAQDLAAATFQAGIPFSAYSAQSLQHMQYNAQYSSAGTPQYPTAHPLVQAQQWTW; this is encoded by the exons ATGTCGCTGACCAACACAAAGACGGGGTTTTCGGTCAAGGACATCTTGGACCTACCGGACACCAACGATGAGGAGGGCTCGGTGGCCGAAGGGCCAGAGGAGGAGAGCGAGGGGCCGGAGCCCGCCAAGAGGGCCGGGCCGCTGGGGCAGGGCGCCCTGGACACGGTGCAGAGCCTGCCCCTAAAGAACCCCTTCTACGACAGCAGCGACAACCCGTACACGCGCTGGCTGGCCAGCACCGAGGGCCTCCAGTACTCCC TGCATGGGCTGGCAGCCGGCGCGGCGCCCCAGGACTCGAGTTCCAAGTCTCCGGAGCCCTCGGCCGACGAGTCACCGGACAATGACAAGGAGACCCCCGGCGGCGGAGGGGACGCCGGCAAGAAGCGGAAGCGGCGGGTGCTCTTCTCCAAGGCGCAGACCTACGAGCTGGAGCGGCGCTTCCGGCAGCAGCGGTACCTGTCGGCGCCAGAGCGCGAACACCTGGCCAGCCTCATCCGCCTCACGCCCACGCAGGTCAAGATCTGGTTCCAGAACCACCGCTACAAGATGAAGCGCGCCCGGGCAGAGAAAGGTATGGAGGTGACGCCCCTGCCCTCGCCGCGCCGGGTGGCCGTGCCCGTTTTGGTCAGGGACGGCAAACCGTGCCACGCGCTCAAAGCCCAGGACCTGGCAGCTGCCACCTTCCAGGCGGGCATCCCCTTTTCGGCCTACAGCGCGCAGTCTCTGCAACACATGCAGTACAACGCCCAGTACAGCTCGGCCGGCACCCCCCAGTACCCGACAGCACACCCCCTGGTCCAGGCCCAGCAGTGGACTTGGTGA
- the NKX2-2 gene encoding homeobox protein Nkx-2.2 isoform X2, translating into MSLTNTKTGFSVKDILDLPDTNDEEGSVAEGPEEESEGPEPAKRAGPLGQGALDTVQSLPLKNPFYDSSDNPYTRWLASTEGLQYSLHGLAAGAAPQDSSSKSPEPSADESPDNDKETPGGGGDAGKKRKRRVLFSKAQTYELERRFRQQRYLSAPEREHLASLIRLTPTQVKIWFQNHRYKMKRARAEKVQTFLKYEKGKMCRRARSPLPHPPGPEPRNLELSGSVRFPKSAGR; encoded by the exons ATGTCGCTGACCAACACAAAGACGGGGTTTTCGGTCAAGGACATCTTGGACCTACCGGACACCAACGATGAGGAGGGCTCGGTGGCCGAAGGGCCAGAGGAGGAGAGCGAGGGGCCGGAGCCCGCCAAGAGGGCCGGGCCGCTGGGGCAGGGCGCCCTGGACACGGTGCAGAGCCTGCCCCTAAAGAACCCCTTCTACGACAGCAGCGACAACCCGTACACGCGCTGGCTGGCCAGCACCGAGGGCCTCCAGTACTCCC TGCATGGGCTGGCAGCCGGCGCGGCGCCCCAGGACTCGAGTTCCAAGTCTCCGGAGCCCTCGGCCGACGAGTCACCGGACAATGACAAGGAGACCCCCGGCGGCGGAGGGGACGCCGGCAAGAAGCGGAAGCGGCGGGTGCTCTTCTCCAAGGCGCAGACCTACGAGCTGGAGCGGCGCTTCCGGCAGCAGCGGTACCTGTCGGCGCCAGAGCGCGAACACCTGGCCAGCCTCATCCGCCTCACGCCCACGCAGGTCAAGATCTGGTTCCAGAACCACCGCTACAAGATGAAGCGCGCCCGGGCAGAGAAAG tgcaaacatttctcaaatatgaaaaaggaaaaatgtgtagGCGAGCGAGAAgccccctgccccatcctccgGGTCCTGAGCCCCGGAACTTGGAGCTCAGCGGTTCCGTGCGGTTCCCCAAGAGCGCCGGGCGCTGa